In Campylobacter vicugnae, a genomic segment contains:
- the rpoC gene encoding DNA-directed RNA polymerase subunit beta', which translates to MSELKPIEIKEDAKPRDFEAFKLRLASPERIKAWSYGEVKKPETINYRTLKPERDGLFCAKIFGPIRDYECLCGKYKKMRYKGIKCEKCGVEVTSSKVRRSRMAHIELVTPVAHIWYVNSLPSRIGTLLGIKMKDLERVLYYEAYIVENPGEAYYDNENSKKVELYDVLNEEQYILLEQRFADSGFSARMGGEVIRDMLENLDLVSILEQLKIEIGSTNSEAKKKSIVKRLKVVESFLNSGNRPEWMMITNLPVLPPDLRPLVSLDGGKFAVSDVNDLYRRVINRNARLKRLMELDAPEIIIRNEKRMLQESVDALFDNGRRANAVKGANKRPLKSLSEIIKGKQGRFRQNLLGKRVDFSGRSVIVVGPRLRMDQCGLPKKMALELFKPHLLARLEEKGYATNVKLAKKMIEDKTNEVWECLEEVVADHPVLLNRAPTLHKMSIQAFHPVLIEGKAIQLHPLVCSAFNADFDGDQMAVHVPLSQEAIAECKILMLSSMNILLPASGKAVTVPSQDMVLGIYYLSLEKVDVIGSNKIFASVDEVMIAVETHFLDLHAKIKTMVDGRTVFTTAGRLIIKSILPDLGENSVPESMWNKVMKKKDIANLVDYVYKNGGLESTAGFLDKLKNLGFRYATKAGVSISIADIIISESKYSYVDEAKKKVREIQNQYGSGLLTDSERYNKIVDIWTDTNNKVASDMMKLIKNDKSGFNSIYMMADSGARGSAAQIRQLAGMRGLMAKPDGSIIETPITSNFREGLNVLEYFISTHGARKGLADTALKTANAGYLTRKLIDVAQNVKITMDDCGTHEGVEITEITESGELIESLEERVLGRVLSDDVIDPITNEILYTEGTLIDEAKARVIIEAGIKSISIRTPITCKAPKGVCAKCYGINLGEGKLVKPGEAVGIISAQSIGEPGTQLTLRTFHIGGTASTEQQDRQIVAQKEGFIRYYNLKTYENNGKSIVINRRNAAILLVEPKIKAPFDGIIDIEIAHEDVNIIVKGKKDEVKYVLRKHDLAKPNELAGVSGKIDGKFYIPYSKGDEVKENESIVEMIKDGWNIPNRIPFASEVKVADGDPVTQEIVASAHGVLKYYILKGDYLERIREIKKGDIVTEKGLFVVVADEEDREAVRHYIPRNSIIEFDDSSDVVATDILAKPQADSKLVIAEWDPYSNPVIAEEAGVVAYEDIEPGYSVTEQYDEATGESRLVINEYLPSGVKPTIVITTDNGKLIRYQLEPKTAIFVKDGATVQRADTIAKTPKAVAKSKDITGGLPRVSELFEARRPKNTAIIAEIDGVIRFEKPLRSKERVVIVAEDGTTAEYLIDKSRQIQVRDGEFVHAGEKLTDGLVSSHDVLRILGEKALHGYLISEIQQVYRSQGVAISDKHIEIIVSQMLRQIKIVDSGDTNFIVGDMVSRRKFREENERIIKMGGEPAIAEPVLLGVTRAAIGSDSVISAASFQETTKVLTEASIAAKFDYLEDLKENVILGRMIPVGTGLYQDKKVKIKYNN; encoded by the coding sequence ATGAGTGAGTTAAAACCTATAGAGATTAAAGAAGATGCAAAACCAAGGGATTTTGAAGCATTTAAATTAAGATTAGCAAGTCCTGAACGTATAAAAGCATGGAGTTATGGCGAAGTTAAAAAGCCTGAAACCATCAACTATAGAACTCTAAAACCAGAAAGAGATGGCTTATTTTGTGCTAAAATATTTGGGCCTATTAGGGATTATGAGTGCTTATGTGGCAAATATAAAAAGATGCGCTATAAGGGTATCAAATGTGAAAAATGTGGAGTTGAAGTTACAAGCTCTAAGGTTCGCCGTTCTAGAATGGCACACATCGAGCTAGTTACTCCAGTAGCACATATTTGGTATGTAAATTCACTTCCTAGTCGTATAGGTACGCTTCTTGGTATTAAAATGAAAGACTTAGAGCGTGTATTATACTATGAAGCATATATAGTAGAAAATCCAGGTGAAGCATACTATGATAACGAAAATAGCAAAAAAGTAGAGCTATATGATGTTTTAAATGAAGAGCAATATATACTTTTAGAACAAAGATTTGCTGATAGTGGATTTAGTGCTAGAATGGGTGGTGAAGTAATCCGTGACATGCTTGAAAATTTAGATCTTGTTAGCATCTTAGAGCAGTTAAAAATAGAGATTGGAAGCACAAATAGCGAAGCTAAGAAAAAAAGCATTGTAAAAAGATTAAAAGTAGTTGAAAGTTTCTTAAATTCAGGCAATCGCCCAGAGTGGATGATGATTACAAATCTACCTGTGCTTCCGCCAGATCTTCGCCCATTAGTAAGCCTAGATGGTGGTAAATTCGCAGTTAGTGATGTAAATGATCTATATAGAAGAGTTATCAATCGTAATGCAAGGCTAAAACGCCTTATGGAACTTGATGCTCCTGAGATTATTATCCGCAATGAAAAGAGAATGCTGCAAGAATCAGTTGATGCTCTATTTGATAATGGTAGACGCGCAAATGCTGTAAAAGGAGCAAATAAACGCCCTCTAAAATCTCTAAGCGAAATTATTAAAGGTAAGCAAGGACGCTTTAGACAAAACCTACTTGGTAAAAGAGTTGACTTCTCAGGTCGTAGCGTTATCGTAGTTGGTCCTAGACTTAGAATGGATCAGTGCGGCTTACCTAAGAAGATGGCTTTAGAGCTATTTAAGCCACATCTTTTAGCTCGTCTTGAAGAAAAAGGCTATGCGACAAATGTTAAATTAGCTAAAAAGATGATAGAAGATAAGACAAATGAAGTTTGGGAGTGCCTTGAAGAGGTTGTTGCTGATCATCCAGTACTACTAAATAGGGCGCCAACTCTACATAAAATGTCTATTCAAGCATTCCATCCTGTGCTAATAGAAGGTAAGGCTATTCAGCTTCACCCACTTGTTTGTTCAGCTTTTAACGCTGACTTTGACGGCGACCAAATGGCTGTGCATGTGCCACTATCTCAAGAGGCTATTGCTGAGTGTAAAATTTTAATGCTTAGCTCTATGAATATCTTGCTTCCTGCAAGCGGTAAGGCTGTTACAGTTCCATCGCAAGATATGGTTCTTGGTATATATTATCTAAGCCTTGAAAAAGTAGATGTAATTGGTTCAAATAAAATTTTTGCTAGTGTTGATGAAGTAATGATTGCTGTTGAGACTCATTTCCTTGATCTTCATGCTAAGATTAAGACAATGGTTGATGGTAGAACTGTATTTACAACAGCTGGAAGGTTGATTATTAAATCAATTTTACCTGACCTTGGCGAAAATTCAGTTCCAGAAAGTATGTGGAACAAGGTAATGAAGAAAAAAGATATAGCAAATTTAGTTGATTATGTCTATAAAAATGGTGGTTTAGAATCAACTGCTGGATTTTTAGATAAGCTTAAAAATTTAGGCTTTAGATATGCTACAAAAGCTGGTGTAAGTATCTCAATAGCTGATATCATCATATCTGAAAGTAAATATTCATATGTAGATGAAGCTAAGAAAAAAGTTCGTGAAATTCAAAATCAATATGGCTCAGGCTTACTAACTGATTCTGAAAGATATAATAAAATTGTTGATATCTGGACAGATACAAATAACAAAGTAGCAAGCGATATGATGAAGCTTATCAAAAATGATAAGAGTGGATTTAACTCTATCTATATGATGGCAGATAGTGGTGCTAGGGGTAGTGCGGCTCAGATTAGACAGCTTGCTGGTATGAGGGGTCTAATGGCTAAACCTGATGGTAGTATTATTGAGACTCCAATTACTTCAAATTTCCGTGAGGGGCTAAATGTTCTTGAGTACTTTATCTCAACTCACGGTGCTAGAAAAGGTCTAGCTGATACCGCACTTAAGACAGCAAATGCCGGATATCTAACAAGAAAATTAATTGATGTAGCTCAAAATGTTAAGATTACAATGGATGATTGTGGCACTCACGAAGGTGTTGAAATTACTGAAATCACTGAGAGTGGCGAGTTAATTGAGAGTTTAGAAGAGAGAGTTCTAGGTAGGGTATTAAGCGATGATGTTATCGATCCTATTACTAATGAAATTTTATACACAGAAGGCACATTAATCGATGAAGCTAAGGCTAGAGTAATTATCGAAGCTGGTATAAAATCAATTAGCATTAGAACTCCAATCACATGTAAAGCACCAAAAGGCGTATGTGCGAAGTGTTATGGTATTAACCTTGGTGAGGGTAAATTAGTTAAGCCAGGTGAGGCTGTAGGTATTATCTCAGCTCAATCAATCGGTGAGCCAGGAACTCAGCTAACACTAAGAACCTTCCACATCGGTGGTACGGCATCTACTGAACAACAAGATAGACAAATCGTAGCACAAAAAGAGGGCTTTATTAGATATTATAATCTAAAAACTTATGAGAATAATGGCAAGTCTATTGTAATTAATAGACGTAATGCTGCTATCTTGCTTGTAGAGCCTAAAATAAAAGCTCCATTTGATGGTATTATCGATATTGAGATAGCTCATGAGGATGTAAATATTATCGTAAAAGGCAAAAAAGACGAAGTTAAATATGTCTTAAGAAAGCACGACCTAGCCAAACCAAACGAGCTAGCTGGTGTAAGTGGTAAAATAGATGGTAAATTCTATATTCCTTACTCAAAAGGCGATGAAGTAAAAGAGAATGAAAGTATCGTAGAGATGATCAAAGATGGATGGAATATCCCAAATCGTATTCCATTTGCAAGTGAAGTTAAGGTAGCTGATGGCGATCCAGTAACTCAAGAGATTGTAGCTAGTGCGCATGGTGTACTAAAATACTATATCTTAAAAGGTGATTATCTAGAGAGAATTAGAGAGATTAAAAAAGGAGATATAGTAACAGAAAAAGGCTTGTTTGTTGTAGTTGCAGATGAAGAAGATAGAGAGGCAGTGCGTCATTATATCCCACGCAATAGTATAATTGAATTTGATGATAGCTCTGATGTAGTAGCTACTGATATCTTAGCTAAACCACAAGCTGACTCTAAACTAGTTATAGCTGAGTGGGATCCATACTCAAATCCAGTAATCGCTGAAGAAGCTGGCGTGGTAGCATATGAGGATATTGAACCAGGATATAGTGTAACTGAGCAGTATGATGAAGCTACAGGTGAGAGTAGGCTAGTTATTAATGAATACTTGCCAAGTGGAGTTAAACCTACAATTGTTATTACAACTGATAATGGCAAATTAATTCGCTATCAACTAGAGCCAAAAACTGCGATATTTGTCAAAGATGGTGCTACGGTTCAAAGAGCTGATACTATAGCTAAAACACCAAAAGCTGTAGCAAAATCAAAAGATATCACCGGAGGTCTTCCAAGGGTATCTGAGCTATTTGAAGCACGCCGTCCTAAAAATACAGCAATTATTGCTGAAATTGATGGCGTTATTAGATTTGAAAAGCCTTTACGCTCTAAAGAAAGAGTAGTAATAGTAGCCGAAGATGGCACAACGGCTGAGTATCTAATAGATAAATCAAGACAAATTCAAGTCCGTGATGGTGAGTTTGTCCATGCTGGTGAGAAATTAACTGATGGTCTAGTAAGTAGTCATGATGTATTAAGAATCCTTGGAGAAAAGGCACTTCATGGATATTTAATTAGTGAAATTCAGCAAGTTTATCGCTCTCAAGGCGTTGCTATTAGCGATAAGCATATCGAGATTATCGTATCTCAAATGCTAAGACAGATTAAAATTGTAGATAGCGGTGATACGAATTTCATCGTAGGCGATATGGTTAGCCGCCGTAAATTCCGTGAAGAAAATGAGAGAATTATCAAAATGGGTGGCGAACCGGCAATTGCTGAACCAGTGCTTTTAGGTGTTACTAGGGCAGCTATTGGTAGTGATAGTGTTATCTCTGCTGCATCATTCCAAGAGACTACAAAAGTTTTAACAGAAGCTAGTATTGCAGCTAAATTTGATTATCTTGAAGATCTAAAAGAGAATGTTATCTTAGGTCGTATGATTCCAGTTGGTACCGGACTTTATCAAGATAAAAAGGTTAAAATTAAATATAATAACTAA
- the rpsL gene encoding 30S ribosomal protein S12, which produces MPTINQLVRKERKKVIVKSKSPALKECPQRRGVCTRVYTTTPKKPNSALRKVAKVRLTSGFEVISYIGGEGHNLQEHSIVLVRGGRVKDLPGVKYHIVRGALDTAGVAKRTVSRSKYGAKRPKDAKK; this is translated from the coding sequence GTGCCAACCATTAATCAATTGGTCAGAAAAGAACGCAAAAAAGTGATCGTAAAATCTAAATCACCAGCGTTGAAAGAGTGTCCTCAAAGAAGAGGTGTTTGTACTAGAGTTTATACTACAACTCCTAAAAAACCAAACTCAGCTTTGAGAAAAGTTGCCAAAGTAAGGCTAACAAGCGGTTTTGAAGTAATCAGCTATATCGGCGGTGAAGGCCACAACCTACAAGAACACAGTATTGTACTAGTGCGTGGTGGTAGGGTAAAAGACTTACCGGGTGTTAAGTATCATATCGTTCGTGGTGCTCTTGATACAGCAGGTGTTGCAAAACGTACAGTATCTAGATCTAAATATGGTGCTAAACGCCCAAAAGACGCTAAAAAGTAA
- the fusA gene encoding elongation factor G yields the protein MSRKTPLNMVRNIGIAAHIDAGKTTTSERILFFTGMSHKIGEVHDGAATMDWMEQEKERGITITSAATTCFWKNHQINLIDTPGHVDFTIEVERSMRVLDGAVAVFCAVGGVQPQSETVWRQANKYRVPRMVYVNKMDRIGANFYNVEEQIKTRLKANPVPIQIPIGAEDEFKGVVDLITMKALVWEDDTKPTDFVVKDIPADLVEKAQEYRNKMIEAVAETDDALMEKFFGGEELTIEEIKKGIKAGCLSMSMIPMVCGTSFKNKGVQPLLDAVVDYLPSPDEVEAIRGELEDGTEVVVDSTDDGEFAGLAFKIMTDPFVGQLTFVRVYRGQLESGSYAYNSTKDKKERIGRLLKMHSNKREEIKVLYAGEIGAVVGLKDTLTGDTLASEKDKVILERMDFPEPVISVAVEPKTKADQEKMGIALGKLAQEDPSFRVSTDEESGQTIIAGMGELHLEIIVDRMLREFKVEAEVGQPQVAYRETIKKAVEQEYKYAKQSGGRGQYGHVYLRLEPLEPGSGFEFVNDIKGGVVPKEYIPAVEKGCNEALQSGVLAGYPVEDVKVTLFDGSYHEVDSSEMAFKLAASMGFKEGAKKAGAVILEPMMKVEVETPEEYMGDVIGDLNRRRGQINSMDERGGNKIVTAFCPLAEMFGYSTDLRSQTQGRASYSMEFDHYEEVPKNVSDEIIKKRNG from the coding sequence ATGTCAAGAAAAACTCCATTAAATATGGTTAGAAATATCGGTATCGCTGCACACATCGATGCTGGTAAAACAACTACAAGTGAAAGAATTCTATTTTTTACAGGTATGAGTCATAAAATTGGTGAGGTTCATGATGGTGCTGCTACTATGGACTGGATGGAGCAAGAAAAAGAGCGTGGTATTACTATTACCTCTGCTGCTACTACTTGTTTTTGGAAAAATCACCAAATTAACCTTATAGACACTCCAGGACACGTTGATTTTACTATCGAAGTTGAGCGTTCTATGCGTGTTCTTGATGGTGCTGTAGCTGTATTTTGTGCTGTTGGTGGGGTTCAACCTCAAAGTGAAACAGTATGGAGACAAGCTAATAAATACCGTGTTCCAAGAATGGTTTATGTAAATAAAATGGATAGAATCGGTGCTAACTTCTATAATGTTGAAGAGCAAATCAAAACTCGCCTAAAAGCTAATCCAGTTCCAATTCAAATTCCAATTGGTGCTGAAGATGAGTTTAAGGGTGTTGTAGATCTAATTACTATGAAAGCACTTGTTTGGGAAGATGATACAAAACCAACTGATTTCGTAGTTAAAGATATTCCAGCTGATCTTGTAGAAAAAGCACAAGAGTATCGCAATAAAATGATTGAAGCTGTAGCTGAGACTGATGATGCTCTAATGGAAAAATTCTTTGGTGGCGAAGAGCTAACTATTGAAGAGATTAAAAAAGGTATCAAAGCTGGTTGTCTATCTATGAGTATGATTCCTATGGTTTGTGGTACTTCATTTAAAAATAAAGGTGTTCAACCACTTCTAGATGCAGTTGTGGATTACTTACCATCTCCAGATGAAGTTGAAGCTATTAGAGGTGAGCTTGAAGATGGCACTGAAGTAGTTGTAGATAGTACAGATGATGGCGAATTCGCTGGTCTTGCATTTAAGATTATGACTGACCCATTTGTTGGACAACTTACATTCGTAAGAGTTTATCGTGGCCAACTAGAGAGCGGTAGCTATGCTTATAACTCAACAAAAGATAAAAAAGAAAGAATCGGCCGTCTATTAAAAATGCATTCAAATAAACGTGAAGAAATTAAAGTTCTTTACGCTGGTGAGATTGGTGCTGTAGTTGGTCTTAAAGATACTTTAACAGGTGATACGCTAGCTAGTGAAAAAGATAAAGTTATCCTTGAGAGAATGGATTTCCCAGAGCCAGTTATCAGTGTTGCGGTTGAGCCAAAAACAAAAGCAGACCAAGAAAAAATGGGTATTGCTCTTGGTAAGCTAGCTCAAGAAGATCCAAGCTTTAGAGTTAGCACTGATGAAGAGAGTGGTCAAACAATTATCGCTGGTATGGGTGAATTACACCTTGAAATCATCGTTGATAGGATGCTAAGAGAGTTTAAAGTTGAAGCTGAAGTAGGTCAACCACAAGTTGCATACCGCGAAACTATTAAAAAAGCTGTTGAGCAAGAGTATAAATATGCTAAACAATCAGGTGGTCGTGGTCAATATGGTCATGTTTATCTACGCCTTGAGCCGCTTGAACCAGGTAGCGGATTTGAATTTGTTAATGATATTAAAGGTGGGGTTGTACCAAAAGAGTATATTCCAGCTGTTGAAAAAGGTTGTAACGAAGCACTACAAAGCGGTGTTTTAGCTGGTTATCCAGTAGAAGATGTTAAAGTTACACTATTTGATGGTAGTTACCACGAAGTTGACTCTTCTGAGATGGCATTCAAACTTGCTGCTTCTATGGGCTTTAAAGAGGGTGCAAAAAAAGCTGGTGCTGTTATCCTTGAGCCTATGATGAAAGTTGAAGTAGAGACTCCAGAGGAGTATATGGGTGATGTAATCGGTGACTTAAACAGACGCCGTGGCCAAATTAACTCAATGGATGAAAGAGGTGGCAATAAGATTGTTACTGCATTCTGCCCACTTGCTGAGATGTTTGGTTACTCTACAGACCTAAGAAGCCAAACTCAAGGTCGTGCTTCATATTCAATGGAATTTGATCATTATGAAGAAGTTCCTAAAAATGTATCTGACGAGATTATCAAAAAGAGAAATGGTTAA
- a CDS encoding DUF262 domain-containing protein, with protein MRFEPKQRFILNIKDKESQKFLIPEYQRPYRWKIDECQTLWDDIINAFYEKKKNKKFEYFLGSIVSFENSNGDLEIIDGQQRITTLTLLFRAFFESLKSEGKKDEFQDDFGKFIWKKIRNEGFVFNEPYLSSQVITDKDKKVLEYILIEDIDIEKLKSFNSNYSKNFIFFHDAINDFKLKNASEFSNLCDTILSDTFFVLCVTCDSQESAMTIFNTLNSRGMPLSNADIIKGYIYKNIENKEEFAKKWQEISSKFEEYSPKEDMSVLFIQAMHAIRALHNYTDTTTPSVLDFFTNKNKKFNFGAEDKYLVEQEKIKELMNFIEILVYFWGAPEAYLSQKAYRYFKILCLYQNDMWRFFVAFLVWRNKNNFIKDEFNENFNKEFEIYLLELLKAMTVKILNNKTNTNEIKDLVFKMNAELNQNINFSYSKFLPERFLNNFSSSDKNIKPDARKVKYLLYLYAHLYDDFSSDIQSYKLEVEHILPKTWQNTNFDEWNETSHSQYLEQIGNKILLNKLTNIKCANNFFSLKQEKYKESQNSQEVRDLGNREDKIWSKADIEARNKAIEQALKNFINK; from the coding sequence ATGAGATTTGAACCAAAACAGAGATTTATATTAAATATTAAAGATAAAGAGAGTCAAAAATTTCTTATACCAGAGTATCAAAGGCCTTATAGATGGAAAATCGATGAGTGTCAAACGCTTTGGGATGATATTATAAATGCGTTCTATGAAAAGAAAAAAAATAAGAAATTTGAATATTTTTTGGGCTCAATTGTAAGTTTTGAAAATAGTAACGGTGATTTAGAGATCATAGATGGACAGCAAAGAATCACTACTTTAACGCTACTTTTTAGAGCGTTTTTTGAGAGCTTAAAAAGTGAAGGTAAAAAAGATGAATTTCAAGATGATTTTGGTAAGTTTATTTGGAAAAAGATTAGAAATGAAGGCTTTGTTTTTAATGAGCCCTATTTAAGTTCGCAGGTTATCACTGACAAAGATAAAAAAGTATTAGAATATATTTTAATAGAAGATATTGATATTGAAAAATTAAAAAGCTTTAACTCTAATTATTCTAAAAATTTTATCTTTTTTCATGATGCTATAAATGATTTTAAACTAAAAAACGCCTCTGAGTTTTCAAATTTATGTGATACTATTTTATCTGATACATTTTTTGTATTATGTGTAACTTGTGATAGTCAAGAATCTGCAATGACTATTTTTAATACTCTAAATTCTCGTGGTATGCCACTTTCAAATGCCGATATTATAAAGGGCTACATTTATAAAAATATAGAAAATAAAGAAGAATTTGCTAAAAAATGGCAAGAAATTAGCTCAAAATTTGAAGAATACAGCCCAAAAGAAGATATGAGTGTGCTTTTTATTCAGGCAATGCATGCAATAAGAGCTTTACATAATTATACAGACACCACTACTCCAAGTGTTTTAGACTTCTTTACCAACAAAAATAAAAAGTTTAATTTTGGAGCAGAAGATAAATATCTTGTAGAACAAGAAAAAATAAAAGAACTTATGAATTTTATAGAAATTCTAGTTTATTTTTGGGGAGCACCTGAAGCATATTTAAGTCAAAAAGCTTACAGATATTTTAAAATTCTTTGTTTATATCAAAATGATATGTGGAGATTTTTTGTAGCTTTTTTGGTTTGGAGAAACAAGAATAATTTTATAAAAGATGAATTTAATGAGAATTTTAATAAAGAATTCGAAATTTATCTTCTTGAACTGCTAAAAGCAATGACTGTTAAAATTCTAAATAATAAAACAAATACAAATGAAATTAAAGATTTAGTTTTTAAAATGAATGCAGAGCTAAATCAAAATATAAATTTTTCTTATAGCAAATTCTTGCCAGAGAGATTTTTAAATAATTTTTCTAGTAGTGATAAGAATATCAAGCCAGACGCTAGAAAAGTAAAATATCTTTTATATTTATATGCTCATCTTTATGATGATTTTTCTAGTGATATACAAAGCTATAAATTAGAAGTAGAGCATATTTTACCTAAAACTTGGCAAAATACGAATTTTGATGAGTGGAACGAGACAAGTCATTCGCAATATTTGGAACAAATAGGTAATAAAATTTTGCTTAACAAACTAACAAATATTAAATGTGCTAATAACTTTTTTTCTTTAAAACAAGAAAAATATAAAGAGAGTCAAAACTCGCAAGAGGTAAGAGATCTTGGCAATAGAGAGGATAAAATTTGGTCAAAAGCTGATATAGAAGCTAGAAATAAAGCAATAGAACAAGCTTTAAAAAATTTTATAAACAAATAG
- a CDS encoding FeoA family protein: protein MTLDLLENGKVARISNFNVTEQLLERLFSLGLSKAKIIKKVCSSLGGSTILIECDRVCLMLRSDEAKSIEVERI, encoded by the coding sequence ATGACTTTAGATCTATTAGAAAATGGTAAAGTTGCTCGTATTTCTAATTTTAATGTAACTGAGCAATTGCTTGAGAGACTTTTTAGTTTAGGACTATCTAAAGCAAAAATTATTAAAAAGGTCTGTAGTAGTCTTGGCGGATCTACTATATTAATAGAGTGCGATAGGGTATGCTTGATGCTTAGATCTGATGAGGCTAAAAGCATTGAAGTGGAGAGAATTTAA
- the rpsG gene encoding 30S ribosomal protein S7: MRRRKAPVREVMPDPIYGNKVITKFINSLMYDGKKSVATEIMYGALKAIDAKGGELKGIDVFNSAIDNVKPIMEVKSRRVGGATYQVPVEVRAARQQALAIRWIISFARKRSERTMIEKLAGELLDAANSKGASFKKKEDTYKMAEANKAFAHYRW; encoded by the coding sequence ATGAGAAGAAGAAAAGCCCCTGTTAGGGAAGTAATGCCTGATCCAATTTATGGCAATAAGGTTATAACTAAATTTATTAATTCACTTATGTATGATGGCAAAAAAAGTGTAGCTACAGAGATTATGTATGGCGCACTAAAAGCTATCGATGCTAAAGGTGGCGAATTAAAAGGTATTGATGTATTTAATAGTGCTATTGATAATGTTAAACCTATTATGGAGGTAAAATCTCGCCGTGTAGGTGGCGCTACATATCAAGTGCCTGTAGAGGTTCGCGCTGCACGCCAACAAGCTCTAGCTATTCGCTGGATTATTAGTTTTGCTCGCAAAAGAAGTGAAAGAACTATGATAGAAAAATTAGCTGGCGAATTATTAGATGCCGCAAATTCAAAAGGTGCTTCATTCAAGAAGAAAGAAGATACATATAAAATGGCAGAAGCTAATAAAGCATTTGCTCATTATCGCTGGTAA